In Paraburkholderia caribensis, a single window of DNA contains:
- the fabF gene encoding beta-ketoacyl-ACP synthase II, whose product MSRRRVVVTGLGLISPVGNNVADGWANLVAGKSGIANVTKFDASNFSTRFAGEVKGFNIEDYIPAKEARHMDTFIHYGVAAGFQAMQDSGLEITEANAERVGVVVGSGIGGLPMIEVTQTELLNRGPRRISPFFVPASIINMISGHLSIKFGLKGPNLSMVTACTTGLHCIGEASRLIEYGDADVMIAGGAESTVSPLGIGGFAAARALSQRNDDPATASRPWDKDRDGFVLGEGAGVMVLEEYEHAKARGAKIYAEVSGYGMSGDAYHMTAPLEDGDGARRCMLAAMKNAGVNPDSVHYLNAHGTSTPLGDLAETTGIKRAFGDHSKKIVVNSTKSMTGHLLGGAGGLESVFTVLAVHHQVSPPTINIFNQDPECDLDYCANTAREMKIDVALKNSFGFGGTNGTLVFKRF is encoded by the coding sequence GTGAGCCGTCGTCGTGTTGTTGTTACAGGCCTGGGGCTTATTTCGCCTGTTGGCAATAATGTTGCCGACGGCTGGGCCAATCTGGTCGCCGGCAAGTCCGGCATCGCCAACGTCACGAAGTTCGACGCGTCGAACTTCTCCACGCGTTTTGCCGGCGAGGTGAAGGGCTTCAATATCGAAGACTACATCCCCGCCAAGGAAGCCCGCCACATGGATACGTTCATCCATTACGGCGTGGCTGCGGGTTTCCAGGCAATGCAGGACAGCGGCCTCGAAATCACCGAAGCGAACGCGGAGCGGGTCGGCGTGGTGGTCGGCTCGGGCATCGGCGGCCTGCCGATGATCGAAGTCACGCAAACGGAACTGCTGAACCGCGGCCCGCGCCGCATTTCGCCGTTCTTCGTGCCTGCGTCGATCATCAACATGATCTCCGGCCATCTGTCGATCAAATTCGGCCTCAAGGGCCCGAACCTGTCGATGGTGACGGCGTGCACGACCGGCCTGCATTGCATCGGCGAGGCCTCGCGCCTGATCGAGTACGGCGACGCGGACGTGATGATCGCGGGCGGCGCGGAATCGACCGTTTCGCCGCTGGGCATCGGCGGCTTTGCGGCGGCGCGCGCGCTTTCGCAACGCAACGATGATCCGGCGACGGCGAGCCGTCCGTGGGACAAGGACCGCGACGGTTTCGTGCTCGGCGAGGGCGCGGGCGTGATGGTGCTCGAGGAGTACGAACACGCCAAGGCGCGCGGCGCGAAGATCTACGCGGAAGTCAGCGGCTACGGCATGAGCGGCGACGCGTATCACATGACGGCTCCGCTGGAAGACGGCGACGGCGCACGCCGCTGCATGCTCGCGGCGATGAAGAACGCGGGCGTTAACCCTGACTCGGTGCACTACCTGAACGCGCACGGCACGTCGACGCCGCTTGGCGACCTGGCTGAAACCACGGGCATCAAGCGCGCATTCGGCGATCACTCGAAGAAGATCGTCGTCAACTCGACAAAGTCGATGACGGGTCACCTGCTGGGCGGCGCGGGCGGTCTGGAGTCTGTGTTTACGGTGCTGGCCGTGCATCACCAGGTGTCGCCGCCGACCATCAACATCTTCAACCAGGACCCGGAATGCGATCTCGACTACTGCGCGAACACCGCGCGGGAGATGAAGATCGACGTCGCGCTGAAGAACTCGTTCGGGTTCGGCGGCACGAACGGCACGCTGGTTTTCAAGCGCTTCTAA
- the lepA gene encoding translation elongation factor 4 has translation MDHIRNFSIIAHIDHGKSTLADRIIQLCGGLSDREMEAQVLDSMDLERERGITIKAQTAALSYRARDGKLYNLNMIDTPGHVDFSYEVSRSLSACEGALLVVDASQGVEAQTVANCYTAIELGVEVVPVLNKIDLPAANPENAITEIEDVIGIDATDATHCSAKTGLGVQDVLEALIAKVPPPKGSADAPLQALIIDSWFDNYVGVVMLVRIVNGTLRPKDKIRMMATGAEYPVEHVGVFTPKSKNLEELSAGQVGFIIAGIKELTAAKVGDTVTIVKRPAAEPLPGFKEVKPQVFAGLYPVEANQYDALRESLEKLKLNDASLMYEPEVSQALGFGFRCGFLGLLHMEIVQERLEREFDMDLITTAPTVVYEVVQRDGTILTVENPAKMPDPSKIEEVREPIVTVNLYMPQDYVGSVITLCTQKRGSQINMQYHGRQVQLTYEIPMGEIVLDFFDRLKSVSRGYASMDYEFKEYRASDVVKVDMLINGDKVDALSVIVHRSQSQYRGREVAAKMREIIPRQMYDVAIQATIGAHIIARENIKALRKNVLAKCYGGDITRKKKLLEKQKEGKKRMKQVGSVEIPQEAFLAILRVEDK, from the coding sequence ATGGATCATATTCGTAACTTCTCGATCATTGCGCACATCGACCATGGCAAGTCGACGCTCGCCGATCGCATCATCCAGCTTTGCGGCGGTCTGTCGGACCGTGAGATGGAAGCGCAGGTCCTCGACTCGATGGACCTCGAACGCGAGCGTGGCATCACCATCAAGGCACAAACCGCCGCGCTGTCGTACCGCGCGCGCGACGGCAAGCTGTACAACCTGAACATGATCGACACCCCCGGGCACGTCGACTTCTCGTACGAGGTCAGCCGCTCGCTGTCCGCGTGTGAAGGCGCGCTGCTGGTCGTCGACGCGAGTCAGGGCGTCGAGGCTCAAACGGTCGCGAACTGCTACACGGCCATCGAACTGGGCGTGGAAGTCGTGCCCGTGCTCAACAAGATCGACCTGCCGGCCGCCAACCCCGAAAACGCGATCACCGAGATCGAAGACGTGATCGGCATCGACGCCACCGACGCCACGCATTGCAGCGCGAAGACGGGCTTGGGCGTCCAGGATGTCCTCGAAGCGCTGATCGCGAAAGTGCCGCCGCCGAAGGGCAGCGCGGACGCGCCGCTGCAGGCGCTGATCATCGACTCGTGGTTCGACAACTACGTCGGCGTCGTGATGCTGGTGCGCATCGTCAACGGCACGCTGCGTCCGAAAGACAAGATCCGCATGATGGCGACGGGCGCAGAATATCCCGTCGAGCACGTCGGCGTGTTCACGCCTAAGTCGAAAAATCTGGAAGAGCTGTCGGCGGGGCAGGTGGGTTTCATCATCGCCGGCATCAAGGAACTGACGGCGGCGAAGGTGGGCGATACCGTCACCATCGTCAAGCGTCCGGCGGCCGAACCGCTGCCCGGCTTCAAGGAAGTGAAGCCGCAGGTGTTCGCCGGTCTCTACCCCGTTGAAGCCAACCAGTACGACGCACTGCGCGAATCGCTGGAAAAGCTCAAGCTCAACGACGCATCGCTGATGTACGAGCCGGAAGTGTCTCAGGCGCTCGGCTTCGGTTTCCGTTGCGGCTTCCTCGGTCTGTTGCACATGGAGATCGTCCAGGAACGGCTCGAGCGCGAGTTCGACATGGACCTGATCACAACCGCGCCGACCGTCGTCTATGAAGTCGTGCAGCGCGACGGTACGATCCTGACGGTCGAGAATCCCGCGAAGATGCCGGACCCGTCGAAGATCGAAGAAGTGCGCGAGCCGATCGTCACCGTGAACCTGTACATGCCGCAAGACTATGTCGGCTCGGTGATCACGCTGTGCACGCAAAAGCGCGGTTCGCAGATCAACATGCAGTACCACGGCCGCCAGGTGCAGCTGACGTACGAAATCCCGATGGGCGAAATCGTGCTCGACTTCTTCGACCGGCTGAAGTCGGTGTCGCGCGGCTACGCGTCGATGGACTACGAGTTCAAGGAGTATCGCGCGTCGGACGTCGTGAAGGTCGACATGCTGATCAACGGCGACAAGGTCGACGCGTTGTCGGTGATCGTTCACCGTTCGCAGAGCCAGTATCGCGGCCGCGAAGTCGCTGCGAAGATGCGTGAAATCATTCCGCGTCAGATGTATGACGTCGCCATTCAGGCGACCATCGGTGCGCACATCATTGCGCGCGAGAACATCAAAGCACTTCGTAAGAACGTTCTGGCAAAGTGCTACGGCGGCGATATTACGCGTAAGAAGAAGCTGTTGGAAAAGCAGAAGGAAGGTAAGAAGCGGATGAAGCAGGTGGGCTCCGTCGAAATTCCGCAAGAAGCTTTCCTCGCAATTCTGCGCGTCGAAGACAAATAA
- a CDS encoding DegQ family serine endoprotease, whose translation MTILSVRKFFAAAALMACLPFVPHAASAAPAANLPDFTDLVDKVGPAVVNIRTTARVSNSTRGLPPGMDDGDMSEFFRRFFGIPMPNSPQSPGTPNSPNSPRGGNNDQDQSPDSGGSDSEQNSGVGSGFILSADGYVMTNAHVIDDADTIYVTLTDKREFKAKLIGVDDRTDVAVVKINATNLPTVPIGDSNKVRVGEWVVAIGSPFGLENTVTAGIVSAKGRDTGDYLPFIQTDVAVNPGNSGGPLINMQGEVIGINSQIYSRTGGFMGISFAIPIDEAMRVADQLKTAGKVTRGRIAVAIGEVTKDVADSLGLPKAQGALVSSVEPGGPADKAGVQPGDIILKFNGHNVDTATDLPRMVGDTKPGTKATITLWRKGQTRELPVTVAEMQPDKTAKVDPKKAPTPKPRASNALGVAVSDIPADQMKTLKLRNGVQVDAVDGPAARVGLQRGDIILRVGDTDITSAKQFDEMTSHLDPSKMVALLVRRGENTQFVPVRPRAQK comes from the coding sequence ATGACGATTCTTTCGGTGCGCAAATTCTTCGCGGCCGCAGCGCTGATGGCTTGCCTGCCCTTCGTGCCGCATGCGGCGTCGGCGGCGCCAGCTGCCAATCTGCCTGATTTCACCGATCTGGTCGACAAGGTCGGGCCGGCCGTCGTCAACATCCGCACCACGGCGCGCGTCTCCAATAGCACGCGCGGTTTGCCGCCCGGCATGGACGACGGCGATATGTCGGAGTTTTTCCGGCGTTTCTTCGGCATTCCGATGCCTAACTCCCCGCAATCGCCGGGAACGCCGAATTCACCGAATTCGCCACGCGGGGGCAACAACGACCAGGACCAGTCGCCGGATAGCGGCGGCAGCGATTCCGAACAGAACAGCGGCGTCGGCTCGGGCTTCATCCTCTCGGCGGATGGCTACGTGATGACCAACGCGCACGTGATCGACGACGCGGACACGATTTACGTCACGCTCACCGACAAGCGCGAGTTCAAGGCCAAACTCATTGGCGTGGACGACCGCACCGATGTGGCCGTCGTGAAGATCAACGCAACGAATCTGCCCACGGTGCCGATCGGCGACTCGAACAAGGTGCGCGTCGGCGAATGGGTCGTCGCGATCGGTTCGCCGTTCGGTCTCGAGAACACGGTGACGGCGGGTATCGTCAGCGCGAAGGGGCGCGATACAGGCGACTATCTGCCGTTCATCCAGACCGACGTCGCCGTGAATCCCGGCAACTCGGGCGGCCCGCTGATCAACATGCAGGGCGAGGTAATCGGCATCAACTCGCAGATCTATAGCCGCACGGGCGGCTTCATGGGCATCTCGTTCGCGATTCCTATCGACGAAGCGATGCGCGTGGCCGACCAGCTGAAAACGGCGGGCAAGGTTACACGCGGCCGGATTGCCGTTGCGATCGGCGAAGTAACCAAGGACGTGGCCGATTCGCTCGGCCTGCCGAAAGCGCAGGGTGCGCTCGTCAGCAGCGTCGAGCCGGGCGGTCCCGCCGACAAGGCTGGCGTGCAGCCGGGCGACATCATCCTGAAGTTCAATGGCCACAATGTGGATACGGCGACGGACCTGCCGCGCATGGTCGGCGACACGAAGCCGGGCACGAAGGCGACGATTACGCTGTGGCGCAAGGGCCAGACGCGCGAACTGCCTGTGACCGTGGCCGAAATGCAGCCTGACAAGACGGCGAAGGTCGACCCGAAGAAGGCGCCGACGCCGAAGCCGCGCGCATCGAACGCGCTGGGCGTGGCCGTCAGCGACATTCCGGCCGACCAGATGAAGACGCTCAAGTTGCGCAACGGCGTGCAGGTCGACGCCGTCGACGGTCCGGCCGCGCGTGTCGGCCTGCAGCGCGGCGACATCATTCTGCGTGTCGGCGACACGGATATCACGAGCGCGAAGCAGTTCGACGAAATGACGTCGCATCTCGACCCGTCGAAGATGGTCGCGTTGCTGGTCCGTCGTGGCGAGAACACGCAATTCGTGCCCGTTCGTCCGCGCGCGCAGAAGTAG
- the rnc gene encoding ribonuclease III yields MPLSPLESRLRYEFRNAELLRQALTHRSHSATHNERLEFLGDSVLNCAVAALLFQRFGKLDEGDLSRVRANLVKQQSLYEIAQALNISESLRLGEGELRSGGFRRPSILADTLEAILGAIFLDSGFEAAQTVIKRLYVPILDHIDPRTLGKDAKTLLQEYLQGHKIPLPTYTVVATHGAAHNQQFEVECTVPKLDVKVSGSGASRRAAEQAAAKKALDEVMAAAPAMVAKPKRSKSSRAAKHAETEIVPGVTGVQAALDLRAPDTRRSDRASRAEAKPVTPEVPSAGQAAAAAPLAVIRAAHVEYSQESERGEKGERAARSADKPEAVLKLAERPAERQSQDKFDPPARAAEKPPEKPVEKSADKASDKPAYKPAEKPADKPDTNTRGADKAASRAREAAPGASAGDLEPGVAGAVHTRVADTGH; encoded by the coding sequence ATGCCCCTATCTCCGTTGGAAAGCCGTTTGCGCTACGAATTTCGCAATGCGGAATTGTTGCGTCAGGCTTTAACTCACCGCAGTCACAGTGCCACGCATAACGAGCGGCTGGAATTTCTCGGCGACTCCGTTCTGAACTGCGCGGTGGCTGCGCTTTTGTTCCAACGTTTCGGGAAACTGGACGAGGGTGATCTGTCCCGCGTTCGCGCCAATCTGGTCAAGCAACAGTCGTTGTACGAGATTGCTCAGGCCCTGAATATTTCCGAAAGCCTGCGGCTCGGCGAAGGCGAATTGCGCAGCGGCGGTTTCCGCCGCCCATCCATTCTCGCGGACACCCTGGAAGCCATTCTGGGCGCGATCTTTCTCGATAGCGGGTTCGAGGCGGCGCAGACGGTCATCAAGCGCCTGTACGTGCCGATTCTCGATCACATCGACCCGCGCACGCTCGGCAAGGATGCCAAGACCTTGCTGCAAGAGTATTTGCAAGGTCACAAGATTCCGCTGCCAACTTACACCGTCGTCGCTACCCATGGTGCGGCGCACAATCAGCAGTTCGAAGTCGAGTGTACGGTGCCCAAGCTGGACGTGAAGGTCTCCGGTTCAGGCGCGAGCCGCCGTGCTGCCGAGCAGGCCGCGGCGAAAAAAGCGCTCGACGAGGTGATGGCGGCGGCGCCCGCCATGGTGGCCAAGCCGAAGCGCTCGAAGAGTTCGCGTGCGGCCAAGCACGCCGAGACGGAAATCGTGCCGGGCGTGACGGGCGTTCAGGCGGCGCTCGATCTGCGTGCGCCCGATACGCGCAGGTCCGATCGGGCATCGCGGGCCGAGGCGAAGCCGGTGACGCCCGAAGTACCGTCGGCCGGACAGGCGGCGGCTGCGGCGCCGCTCGCGGTCATACGCGCGGCGCATGTCGAGTACAGCCAGGAATCCGAGCGTGGCGAAAAGGGTGAGCGCGCCGCGCGTTCGGCAGACAAGCCCGAAGCGGTGCTGAAACTCGCCGAGCGTCCAGCAGAGCGCCAAAGCCAGGACAAGTTCGATCCACCGGCGCGTGCCGCGGAAAAACCACCTGAGAAGCCTGTCGAAAAATCGGCTGACAAGGCGTCGGACAAACCCGCCTACAAGCCCGCGGAAAAGCCTGCCGACAAGCCCGACACCAACACGCGCGGCGCGGACAAAGCCGCATCGCGCGCCCGCGAGGCCGCGCCCGGCGCGAGCGCGGGCGATCTCGAACCCGGTGTCGCCGGCGCGGTGCACACCCGCGTGGCCGATACCGGTCATTGA
- the rpoE gene encoding RNA polymerase sigma factor RpoE — MSEKEIDQVLVERVQNGDKAAFELLVAKYHRKIIRLISRLVRDPAEVEDVAQDAFIKAYRALPQFRGESAFYTWLYRIAVNTAKNYLATQGRRAPTSTEADAEEAETFSDADQLRDINTPESMLMSKQIAETVNAAMAVLPEELRTAITLREIEGLSYEEIAEMMGCPIGTVRSRIFRAREAIAAKLRPLLDTPEGKRW; from the coding sequence GTGAGCGAAAAAGAAATAGATCAGGTGCTGGTTGAGCGCGTCCAGAATGGCGACAAGGCCGCGTTCGAGCTGCTGGTCGCCAAGTATCATCGCAAGATCATCCGCCTGATCTCGCGCCTCGTGCGGGATCCCGCCGAGGTCGAGGATGTGGCCCAGGATGCCTTCATCAAGGCATACCGGGCGCTGCCCCAATTCCGCGGCGAGTCCGCGTTCTATACGTGGTTGTACCGGATTGCCGTCAACACGGCCAAGAATTACCTTGCGACCCAGGGCCGGCGAGCGCCCACTTCGACGGAAGCAGATGCAGAAGAAGCTGAAACTTTCTCGGATGCCGACCAACTAAGGGATATCAACACGCCCGAGTCGATGTTGATGAGCAAGCAGATCGCTGAGACGGTCAATGCTGCGATGGCGGTTTTACCGGAAGAGCTGCGCACCGCCATAACTCTTCGTGAAATTGAAGGTCTGAGCTACGAGGAAATCGCTGAAATGATGGGTTGCCCGATCGGCACCGTCAGATCAAGAATTTTCCGCGCTCGCGAGGCCATTGCGGCAAAATTGCGTCCGCTGCTTGACACGCCCGAAGGCAAGCGCTGGTAG
- a CDS encoding MucB/RseB C-terminal domain-containing protein, producing MQSLRLKKTTIWGRLPAFLFCAAVMLSATSRTYAQTDDSATRHSAAELLNRVHQAAQQQNYEGTFLYQRGNFVQSSRIAHYATRNDGEFESLESLDGKPRKILRHNDELYTFVPERHLCVVEKRQNKDSFPALMSANGEQVLNVYEPKMLGTDRVAGIESQVIELDPKDANRFAYKLWADTKTGLLLRAQTLDPSGEVLEQMSFSQIRIGVPVDKASIASGIKNTSGWTVVRPPVEPVDMEAQGWQIASPVAGFRKIRELRRPMAAHDPANPPIPVDQMVFSDGLAAISIFVEPVEKSTRKEGAGSSGATHVLVKRRGDFWITLLGEVPQTTLQQFAAAIEYKPSR from the coding sequence ATGCAGAGTCTGCGGTTGAAAAAAACGACTATTTGGGGACGGCTGCCGGCATTTCTGTTCTGTGCAGCCGTGATGTTGTCCGCCACGTCGCGCACCTACGCGCAAACCGACGACTCTGCCACCCGGCACAGCGCGGCGGAACTGTTGAACCGTGTTCATCAGGCTGCGCAGCAGCAGAACTACGAAGGCACGTTCCTCTATCAGCGCGGCAACTTCGTGCAGTCGTCGCGCATTGCCCACTATGCGACGCGTAACGACGGCGAGTTCGAATCGCTCGAAAGCCTCGACGGCAAGCCTCGCAAGATATTGCGCCATAACGACGAGCTATATACGTTCGTGCCCGAGCGGCATCTGTGCGTCGTCGAAAAACGGCAGAACAAGGACTCGTTCCCGGCGCTGATGTCGGCGAACGGCGAGCAGGTCCTGAACGTCTACGAGCCGAAGATGCTGGGCACGGACCGCGTGGCGGGCATCGAAAGCCAGGTCATCGAACTCGATCCGAAGGACGCGAACCGCTTCGCGTACAAGCTGTGGGCCGATACCAAAACGGGGCTGCTGTTACGCGCGCAGACGCTCGACCCGAGCGGTGAGGTGCTCGAGCAGATGTCGTTTTCGCAGATTCGCATCGGCGTGCCCGTGGACAAGGCGTCGATAGCCAGCGGGATCAAGAACACATCGGGATGGACGGTGGTGCGCCCGCCCGTCGAGCCCGTCGATATGGAAGCGCAGGGCTGGCAGATCGCGTCGCCTGTCGCGGGTTTCCGCAAGATTCGCGAGCTGCGCCGGCCGATGGCGGCGCACGATCCGGCCAATCCGCCCATTCCCGTCGACCAGATGGTGTTCTCCGACGGTCTCGCCGCGATCTCGATTTTCGTCGAGCCCGTCGAGAAGAGCACCCGCAAGGAAGGCGCGGGAAGCAGCGGCGCAACGCACGTGCTGGTCAAGCGGCGCGGCGATTTCTGGATCACCTTGCTCGGGGAAGTGCCTCAGACCACGTTGCAGCAATTTGCGGCTGCCATAGAATACAAGCCTTCCAGGTAA
- a CDS encoding sigma-E factor negative regulatory protein: MGSVSMPMQSNAQANSQGERLSAFVDGELLDGEHPNTILAALGREDRATWSCYHLIGDALRSDDLAVSPATSSAFLNGFAARFESEAHVLAPVSVPATRRLLALRRRVVPAFAVAAAAATLTWIVMPQLSGVGTGVTQVASVAPHADSVQRVAMASMPAATTAEANVSDGNIIRDASLDQYLEAHQQFGLQPVVSGSMPLLRAASLTTQGH, encoded by the coding sequence ATGGGGTCGGTTTCGATGCCAATGCAATCGAATGCGCAAGCGAACTCGCAAGGCGAGCGTCTGTCTGCTTTTGTCGACGGCGAACTGCTCGACGGCGAGCATCCAAACACAATTCTGGCCGCGCTGGGTCGTGAAGATCGTGCGACATGGTCGTGCTATCACCTGATCGGCGACGCATTGCGTTCCGACGACCTGGCCGTCAGTCCGGCAACGAGCAGCGCGTTTTTGAACGGTTTTGCGGCCCGCTTCGAAAGCGAGGCGCATGTGCTGGCGCCGGTTTCGGTGCCGGCCACGCGCCGTCTGCTGGCGCTGCGGCGCCGGGTCGTTCCGGCGTTCGCAGTGGCTGCTGCCGCGGCGACGCTGACGTGGATCGTGATGCCGCAGCTCTCGGGCGTCGGCACGGGCGTAACGCAGGTCGCATCGGTCGCGCCGCACGCAGACTCGGTGCAGCGCGTGGCGATGGCTTCGATGCCTGCCGCGACCACGGCTGAAGCCAATGTATCGGACGGCAACATCATCCGTGATGCGAGCCTCGACCAATATCTGGAAGCGCATCAACAGTTCGGCCTTCAGCCCGTCGTATCGGGTTCGATGCCGTTGCTCCGCGCGGCTTCTCTGACCACGCAGGGCCACTAG
- the era gene encoding GTPase Era, with the protein MNAPTPTGFRCGMVAIVGRPNVGKSTLMNALVGQKVSITSRKAQTTRHRITGINTIDDAQYVFVDTPGFQTRHSSALNRSLNRAVTSTLSSVDAVLFVIEAGRFGPDDQKVLDLIPKSAPTLLIANKLDRVSDKDSLFPFMQQMSALREFREIVPLSAKNPDDIKRLLATVKPYLPEGQPIYGEDDLTDRSERFLAAEILREKVFRWTGDELPYTSTVLIDKFETEGRLRRIFATILVERDMHKAMIIGQKGAKLKQISTEARLDMEKLFDGPVYLETFIKVKSGWADNEAGLRAYGYE; encoded by the coding sequence ATGAACGCTCCCACTCCCACTGGTTTTCGCTGCGGCATGGTCGCAATCGTCGGCCGCCCGAACGTCGGCAAGTCGACGCTGATGAATGCGCTGGTCGGCCAGAAGGTCAGCATTACGTCGCGCAAGGCGCAGACGACCCGCCATCGCATCACGGGCATCAACACGATCGACGACGCGCAGTACGTGTTCGTCGACACGCCCGGCTTCCAGACGCGTCACAGCAGCGCGCTGAACCGCTCGCTGAATCGCGCGGTGACGTCGACGCTGTCGTCCGTCGACGCCGTGTTGTTCGTGATCGAAGCAGGCCGCTTCGGTCCCGACGACCAGAAAGTGCTGGACCTGATCCCGAAATCCGCGCCGACGCTGCTCATCGCGAACAAGCTCGACCGCGTGAGCGACAAGGATTCGCTGTTCCCGTTCATGCAGCAAATGAGCGCGCTGCGCGAGTTCAGGGAAATCGTGCCGCTGTCAGCCAAGAACCCCGACGACATCAAGCGCCTGCTGGCGACGGTCAAGCCCTATCTGCCCGAAGGCCAGCCCATCTACGGCGAAGACGATCTGACCGATCGCAGCGAACGCTTCCTCGCGGCGGAAATCCTGCGCGAGAAAGTGTTCCGCTGGACGGGCGACGAACTGCCGTACACGAGCACGGTGCTGATCGACAAGTTCGAGACGGAAGGGCGTCTGCGCCGCATTTTCGCGACGATCCTGGTCGAGCGCGATATGCACAAGGCGATGATCATTGGCCAGAAGGGTGCGAAGCTGAAGCAGATCAGCACGGAGGCGCGCCTCGACATGGAGAAGCTGTTCGACGGCCCCGTGTATCTCGAGACGTTCATCAAGGTGAAGAGTGGCTGGGCGGACAATGAAGCCGGACTCCGCGCCTATGGTTACGAATGA
- a CDS encoding glutaredoxin family protein — translation MRTALAPLLAEFGARLEVIDIDADPSLEARYNDWVPVLVHEGVELCHYHLDEARVRAALAGHDATPPR, via the coding sequence ATGCGCACCGCGCTCGCGCCTTTGCTGGCCGAGTTCGGCGCGCGGCTCGAAGTGATCGACATCGATGCCGATCCTTCGCTTGAAGCGCGTTACAACGATTGGGTTCCCGTGCTGGTTCACGAGGGCGTCGAGCTGTGTCATTACCATCTCGACGAAGCGCGGGTTCGTGCGGCGCTGGCGGGGCATGACGCCACGCCGCCGCGTTGA
- the lepB gene encoding signal peptidase I — protein sequence MNFALILFVLVIITGVAWVADKLVFLPKRRRAAEAAVAEFDNQQARIGERFADENAPATRARLRDEKLRQPWWLEYTASFFPVILVVFVVRSFVVEPFKIPSGSMVPTLLVGDFILVNKFDYGIRLPITNTKVTEGRPLQRGDVVVFRYPKDESVDYIKRVIGLPGDVVSYEDKQLTINGKPVPETPLPDYFDEERIGYAKQFEEDLDGRKNRILNNPAVPPFIVGAEDFPYRDNCKYDARGVTCKVPPGNYFMMGDNRDNSADSRYWGFAPDKNIVGRAFFIWMNFSNLKRIGGFH from the coding sequence ATGAATTTTGCGCTGATTCTTTTTGTGCTCGTGATCATTACGGGCGTGGCATGGGTCGCGGACAAACTGGTTTTTCTGCCAAAACGGCGCCGGGCGGCGGAAGCGGCCGTCGCCGAGTTCGACAATCAGCAGGCGCGCATAGGCGAACGCTTCGCCGATGAGAACGCGCCCGCCACGCGCGCGCGTCTGCGTGACGAAAAGCTGCGCCAGCCGTGGTGGCTCGAATACACGGCGAGTTTTTTCCCGGTGATTCTCGTCGTATTCGTCGTGCGTTCGTTCGTCGTCGAGCCGTTCAAGATTCCGTCGGGTTCGATGGTGCCGACGCTGCTCGTGGGCGACTTCATCCTCGTCAACAAGTTCGACTACGGCATCCGCCTGCCCATCACGAATACGAAAGTCACGGAAGGCCGTCCGCTGCAACGTGGCGATGTCGTGGTGTTCCGCTACCCGAAGGACGAATCGGTCGACTACATCAAGCGCGTGATCGGCCTGCCTGGCGACGTCGTCTCGTACGAAGACAAGCAACTCACGATCAACGGCAAGCCTGTGCCCGAAACGCCGCTGCCCGATTACTTCGATGAAGAGCGCATCGGCTATGCGAAGCAATTCGAAGAAGACCTGGATGGGCGCAAGAACCGCATTCTCAATAACCCGGCCGTGCCGCCATTCATCGTCGGCGCGGAAGACTTCCCTTATCGCGATAACTGCAAGTACGACGCGCGCGGTGTCACGTGCAAGGTGCCGCCGGGCAACTACTTCATGATGGGCGACAACCGCGACAACAGCGCCGACAGCCGTTACTGGGGCTTCGCGCCGGACAAGAACATCGTCGGTCGGGCGTTCTTCATCTGGATGAACTTCAGCAATTTGAAGCGCATCGGCGGCTTCCATTGA
- a CDS encoding protein YgfX has product MNGGPSRRIALRRSAALYLATTLFIAVAVSAVCMTVAPRIGVGSSVLAASAVLAILAAAAARHARNQPAAIKIGPEGLSVWNRAGILRAQGRIIGCSQWSDSLLMLCLEDDGGKLHRLLIPADTAERGAFRELAVLARHSARV; this is encoded by the coding sequence GTGAACGGCGGACCCTCGCGGCGCATAGCGTTGCGGCGGTCCGCCGCGTTGTATCTGGCGACCACGCTTTTTATCGCCGTTGCCGTATCCGCTGTTTGCATGACGGTCGCCCCCCGTATCGGCGTCGGCAGTTCGGTACTGGCTGCATCGGCCGTGCTCGCGATTCTGGCGGCGGCAGCGGCCCGTCACGCACGCAATCAGCCGGCTGCCATTAAAATCGGGCCGGAAGGACTGTCTGTCTGGAACCGGGCGGGAATATTACGCGCTCAGGGCCGTATCATCGGATGCAGCCAGTGGAGCGACAGCTTGCTGATGCTGTGCCTGGAAGACGACGGCGGCAAGTTGCATCGGCTTCTGATCCCGGCCGACACGGCCGAACGCGGCGCTTTTCGCGAACTCGCCGTGCTGGCCCGGCATAGCGCGCGCGTCTGA